A portion of the Pagrus major chromosome 8, Pma_NU_1.0 genome contains these proteins:
- the LOC141001190 gene encoding hatching enzyme 1.2-like, protein MEVKCILGLVVLVAVSALAEREALTTSERIERVNRNIVRLPGDPYLEDDVAYNSEAERNADPCTSRGCMWPKSADGYVYVPYTISSVYSSREVSIIERGLHSFHDFSCIRFVKRTSQAGYLRIQSLNGCFSYIGRLGYGQDLSLRRSGCVYHDTVQHEVLHALGFHHEQKRSDRDQYIRIQLENVTPGKEHNFDKINTLNQGTPYDYGSVMHYHKYAFSKNNQPTLVAIPDSSVEFGTATEISQMDIIRLNRLYNC, encoded by the exons ATGGAAGTGAAGTGCATTCTGGGCCTTGTGGTCCTGGTGGCTGTGTCAGCTTTGGCTGAGAGGGAG GCTTTGACTACTTCAGAGCGGATCGAGAGAGTCAACAGGAATATTG TCCGTTTGCCTGGTGACCCATATCTGGAGGACGATGTTGCCTATAATTCTGAGGCTGAGAGAAATGCTGACCCCTGCACGTCACGTGGCTGCATGTGGCCCAAGTCCGCCGATGGGTACGTCTACGTGCCCTACACCATCTCCAGCGTGTACT CTTCTCGTGAGGTGTCAATCATCGAGCGAGGTCTGCACTCCTTCCATGATTTCTCTTGTATCCGCTTTGTGAAACGCACCTCCCAGGCAGGGTACCTGAGAATCCAGTCCCTTAATGG GTGCTTCTCCTACATTGGCCGTCTTGGCTACGGACAGGATCTGTCTCTGCGGCGCTCAGGCTGTGTTTATCACGACACTGTGCAACATGAGGTGCTCCACGCTCTGGGCTTCCACCATGAGCAGAAACGCTCTGACCGCGACCAGTACATCCGCATCCAGCTGGAGAACGTCACCCCTG GAAAGGAGCACAACTTTGACAAAATCAATACTCTGAACCAGGGAACCCCCTACGACTACGGCTCTGTCATGCATTACCACAA GTACGCTTTCTCTAAGAACAACCAGCCCACCTTGGTGGCCATCCCTGACTCCAGTGTCGAGTTCGGCACGGCCACCGAGATAAGCCAGATGGACATCATCAGACTCAACAGGCTGTACAACTGCTGA
- the LOC141001192 gene encoding hatching enzyme 1.2-like, producing the protein MEVKCILGLVVLVAVSALAEREALTTSERIERVNRNIVRLPGDPYLEDDVAYNSEAERNADPCTSRGCMWPKSADGYVYVPYTISSVYSSREVSIIERGLHSFHDFSCIRFVKRTSQAGYLRIQSLNGCFSYIGRLGYGQDLSLQRSGCVYHDTVQHEVLHALGFHHEQKRSDRDQYIRIQLENVTPGMEHNFDKINTLNQGTPYDYGSVMHYHKYAFSKNNQPTLVAIPDSSVEFGMATEISQMDIIRLNRLYNC; encoded by the exons ATGGAAGTGAAGTGCATTCTGGGCCTTGTGGTCCTAGTGGCTGTGTCAGCTTTGGCTGAGAGGGAG GCTTTGACTACTTCAGAGCGGATCGAGAGAGTCAACAGGAATATTG TCCGTTTGCCTGGTGACCCATATCTCGAGGACGATGTTGCCTATAATTCTGAGGCTGAGAGAAATGCTGACCCCTGCACGTCACGTGGCTGCATGTGGCCCAAGTCCGCCGATGGGTACGTCTACGTGCCCTACACCATCTCCAGCGTGTACT CTTCTCGTGAGGTGTCAATCATCGAGCGAGGTCTGCACTCCTTCCACGATTTCTCTTGTATCCGCTTTGTGAAACGCACCTCCCAGGCAGGGTACCTGAGAATCCAGTCCCTTAATGG GTGCTTCTCCTACATTGGTCGTCTTGGCTACGGACaggatctgtctctgcagcGCTCAGGCTGTGTTTATCACGACACTGTGCAACATGAGGTGCTCCACGCTCTGGGCTTCCACCATGAGCAGAAACGCTCTGACCGCGACCAGTACATCCGCATCCAGCTGGAGAACGTCACCCCTG GAATGGAGCACAACTTTGACAAAATCAATACTCTGAACCAGGGAACCCCCTACGACTACGGCTCTGTCATGCATTACCACAA GTACGCTTTCTCTAAGAACAACCAGCCCACCTTGGTGGCCATCCCTGACTCCAGTGTCGAGTTCGGCATGGCCACCGAGATAAGCCAGATGGACATCATCAGACTCAACAGGCTGTACAACTGCTGA